From Candidatus Trichorickettsia mobilis, the proteins below share one genomic window:
- a CDS encoding peptide-methionine (R)-S-oxide reductase, translating into MLKTTSLTPEVKEIVVNKGTEYCYSGIYDNFIIDGTYLCQNCGLALFSSKDKFHSGSGWPSFDRKIKNNGSVAFVKHLLP; encoded by the coding sequence ATGTTGAAAACAACCAGCTTAACCCCAGAAGTCAAAGAGATTGTGGTTAATAAAGGAACAGAATATTGTTATAGTGGAATCTATGATAATTTTATAATTGATGGCACCTATTTGTGTCAGAATTGTGGATTAGCCCTTTTTAGCTCTAAGGATAAATTCCACTCTGGTTCAGGTTGGCCTAGCTTTGATCGTAAGATTAAAAATAATGGTTCTGTCGCATTTGTAAAGCATCTTCTGCCTTAA